One genomic window of Prochlorococcus sp. MIT 0801 includes the following:
- the mfd gene encoding transcription-repair coupling factor, protein MSLESIANYLEKHHLTTELIERTNREERLILTGASRTAKALITTSLAKNESKRLLVIVPTLEDATRWYPLVKDCGWTKTCLYPTSEVSPYDTTEVTSEIIWGQLQVLSDILELKDDENIAIIATERSLQPHLPPIEYLKSKCIKLNLGDEINLSKLSIKLSECGYIKSNNIDQEGTWTRRGDIIDIYPVSSELPIRLELFGDHLDKIKEFDPISQRSLDQINNVCITPTGFDPLIINKLKSTKNKDISSLFNNDDFDELVNSNKLESAKRYLGVAFDKPSSLLNYLDDKTFIVVDERLQGISHGKAWYNIVKENYTDEIININGSESIKSIFKPNLHNDINDIYDSLNNYKGIDITDFEDTTKKTNVFNISSKVHNWLPNQYGKISLSLKDYIKDKYSIWIISAQPSRAVSLLEEHECISKFIPNNSDLNAIKDIIDDKIPVAIKNRNEGEIEGFYLPAWKIALLTDKEFFGQNNISTTGYIRRRKQSQSKKIDPNKMKPGDYVVHRNHGIGLFQKIEKLNINGESRDYLVIKYMDGKLSVAADQLGSLGRYRSSNSKTPTISKLGGATWNKIKEKAKKSVKKVAIDLIKLYAERSKEKGYKYPSDGPWQNELEDSFPYALTPDQAKATSQVKSDMESEKPMDRLVCGDVGFGKTEVAIRAIFKAITSGKQIALLAPTTVLSQQHWRTISDRFAPYPIKVSLLNRFKTSSEKKQIVSGLKEGHIDAVIGTHQLLNKKLVYKDLGLLVIDEEQRFGVNQKEKIKELKKSVDVLTLSATPIPRTLYMSLSGVREMSLITTPPPLRRPIKTHLAPLDNEIIRSAISQEIDRGGQIFYIVPRIKGIEDVAEKLKIMIPNVKLLIAHGQMEEGALENAMLAFNAGDADILLCTTIVESGLDIPRVNTILIEDSHKFGLSQLYQLRGRVGRSGVQAHAWLFYPSDEKLNEISRQRLKAIKEFSDLGSGYQLAMRDMEIRGVGNILGIEQSGQMETIGFDLYMELLQETIAEIQGQDIPAVEDTQIDLPVTAFIPGDWITDPDEKINAYRLATQCENNESLVQFASNLVDRYGTLPKAVESLIEVMKLKIIAKKCGFSRIKLSKPNVELETMMDEPAFRLLRKGLANHLHGRFIYKKGDRYSTVTIRGLGILDSDKLLDQLTDWLKLMNSEINDQ, encoded by the coding sequence GTGTCTCTAGAGTCAATAGCAAATTATTTAGAAAAGCATCATTTAACAACTGAGTTGATTGAACGAACAAATAGAGAAGAAAGATTAATATTAACAGGTGCCTCTCGGACAGCAAAGGCATTAATCACTACTTCGCTTGCTAAAAATGAGTCCAAAAGATTATTAGTAATTGTCCCTACATTAGAAGATGCTACTAGATGGTACCCCCTTGTAAAAGATTGTGGTTGGACTAAGACATGTTTATATCCAACAAGCGAAGTCTCACCATATGACACTACAGAGGTGACCTCCGAAATCATTTGGGGGCAATTACAAGTACTAAGCGATATATTGGAATTAAAAGATGATGAGAACATTGCAATAATAGCGACAGAAAGATCATTACAACCACATCTGCCACCAATCGAATATCTTAAATCAAAGTGTATTAAATTAAATTTAGGTGATGAAATAAACCTTAGTAAATTATCTATAAAATTGAGTGAATGTGGATATATCAAGTCTAATAATATAGATCAAGAAGGAACATGGACTAGACGTGGAGATATTATTGATATTTACCCTGTTAGTAGTGAACTACCAATTAGATTAGAGTTGTTTGGGGATCATTTAGATAAGATTAAAGAATTTGACCCAATTTCACAAAGATCATTAGATCAAATCAACAATGTATGTATAACACCAACAGGTTTTGATCCACTAATCATTAATAAGCTTAAATCAACTAAAAACAAGGATATATCGAGTTTATTTAATAATGATGATTTCGATGAGTTAGTAAATTCAAATAAATTGGAATCAGCAAAGAGATATTTAGGAGTTGCATTTGATAAGCCTTCATCATTATTAAATTACTTAGATGATAAAACATTTATTGTTGTTGATGAGAGGCTTCAAGGGATATCTCATGGTAAAGCTTGGTATAATATTGTTAAAGAAAATTATACAGATGAAATTATTAATATAAATGGTAGTGAATCAATTAAGAGTATATTTAAACCTAATCTTCATAATGATATTAATGATATATATGATTCTCTTAACAATTATAAAGGTATTGATATAACAGATTTTGAAGACACTACTAAGAAAACTAATGTTTTTAATATTTCAAGCAAAGTTCATAATTGGCTTCCTAATCAATATGGAAAAATAAGTTTATCATTAAAAGATTACATTAAGGATAAATATTCTATTTGGATAATATCAGCACAACCTAGTCGTGCTGTTTCTCTGTTAGAGGAACATGAATGTATCTCAAAGTTTATTCCAAATAATTCTGATCTTAATGCTATTAAAGACATTATAGATGACAAAATACCAGTTGCTATTAAAAATAGAAATGAGGGTGAAATAGAAGGCTTTTATCTTCCTGCCTGGAAAATCGCTTTATTAACGGATAAAGAATTTTTTGGACAAAACAATATTTCTACTACTGGTTATATAAGAAGAAGAAAACAATCTCAAAGTAAAAAGATAGATCCTAATAAGATGAAACCTGGCGATTATGTTGTTCATAGAAATCATGGAATTGGTTTATTTCAAAAAATTGAAAAATTAAATATTAATGGTGAGTCTAGAGATTACTTGGTAATAAAATACATGGACGGAAAACTGAGTGTTGCTGCCGATCAACTTGGCAGTTTAGGTAGGTATAGAAGTTCAAATTCAAAGACACCCACAATTAGTAAATTAGGAGGAGCAACTTGGAATAAAATAAAGGAAAAAGCTAAGAAGTCCGTTAAGAAAGTTGCTATTGATTTAATTAAGTTGTATGCAGAAAGAAGTAAAGAAAAAGGCTACAAATATCCAAGTGATGGTCCATGGCAAAATGAATTAGAAGATTCATTTCCATATGCACTTACTCCTGATCAGGCAAAAGCTACATCTCAAGTCAAATCTGATATGGAAAGTGAAAAGCCTATGGATAGACTAGTTTGCGGAGACGTTGGATTTGGGAAGACAGAAGTTGCAATACGAGCAATATTTAAGGCTATTACTTCAGGAAAACAAATAGCTTTATTAGCACCAACGACAGTATTGTCTCAACAACATTGGAGAACTATTTCTGATCGATTTGCTCCATATCCTATAAAAGTCTCTTTACTCAATAGATTTAAAACAAGTAGTGAAAAGAAACAAATAGTTAGTGGACTAAAAGAAGGGCATATTGACGCTGTTATTGGTACACATCAGCTTTTAAACAAAAAATTAGTTTATAAGGACTTGGGACTTTTAGTTATAGATGAAGAACAACGTTTTGGAGTTAATCAAAAAGAGAAAATAAAGGAGTTAAAAAAAAGTGTAGATGTATTAACCCTTTCAGCGACTCCAATTCCAAGAACACTATATATGAGTCTTTCTGGGGTGCGTGAAATGAGTTTAATAACAACACCACCTCCCCTAAGAAGACCAATTAAAACTCACTTAGCACCACTCGATAATGAAATAATAAGAAGTGCAATTTCACAAGAGATTGATAGAGGTGGCCAAATATTTTATATTGTTCCTCGAATAAAAGGAATAGAGGATGTAGCAGAAAAATTAAAAATAATGATCCCAAATGTAAAATTATTGATTGCACATGGTCAAATGGAGGAGGGAGCATTAGAAAATGCAATGTTGGCATTTAATGCAGGAGATGCAGATATTTTGCTATGTACAACTATTGTAGAAAGTGGCTTAGATATTCCTAGAGTAAATACTATTTTAATTGAAGATTCTCACAAGTTCGGTTTATCTCAACTTTACCAATTGAGAGGCAGAGTAGGCCGAAGTGGTGTTCAAGCACATGCTTGGTTATTTTATCCAAGCGATGAGAAATTAAATGAAATTTCAAGACAACGCTTAAAGGCTATAAAAGAATTTAGTGATTTGGGCAGTGGTTATCAGTTAGCTATGAGGGACATGGAAATTAGAGGCGTTGGAAATATCTTAGGTATTGAACAAAGTGGACAAATGGAAACAATAGGATTTGATTTGTATATGGAATTATTGCAGGAAACAATTGCTGAAATACAAGGGCAAGACATTCCTGCTGTTGAAGATACTCAAATAGATCTACCTGTTACAGCTTTTATACCAGGAGATTGGATAACTGATCCAGATGAAAAAATAAATGCTTATAGATTAGCCACACAATGCGAAAACAATGAATCGTTAGTTCAATTTGCTAGCAACTTGGTTGATAGATATGGAACATTACCAAAAGCAGTTGAATCCTTAATAGAAGTAATGAAACTAAAAATAATCGCTAAAAAATGTGGCTTCTCAAGAATTAAGTTATCTAAACCAAATGTTGAGCTTGAGACAATGATGGATGAACCAGCTTTCAGGTTATTAAGAAAAGGTTTGGCTAATCATCTTCATGGAAGATTTATTTACAAGAAAGGCGATAGGTATTCAACGGTGACCATTCGAGGTCTCGGAATCTTGGATAGCGATAAACTTTTGGATCAACTA